One window of Perca fluviatilis chromosome 12, GENO_Pfluv_1.0, whole genome shotgun sequence genomic DNA carries:
- the LOC120569666 gene encoding protein lifeguard 3-like — protein sequence MTSKTDNPPTYEDALHHPKYENYPHQPQHGFPLPPPPSYSPSPGMCAGPPGYWGHESVYPQAGMWAAPGFSPSGMPTTIPTLSAGVPASNQGVMEDFLSTQWESTSVRHAFIRKVYLILTAQLAVTFSVVAVFTFVEPVRLFVIRYPGIYWASFVVYFVVYCILVCCKEPRRRFPWNLVLLGVFTVALSYMSGTISSYYETKAVLLAMGITALVCIAVTIFCFQTKVDFTSCGGLLCIASVVLMIIGIVTAIVLSFHYIPWLHMLYAAIGAIVYTLFLVYNTQLLIGNRELAISPEEYIYGALSLYIDIVHIFLFILQVSGAATD from the exons ATGACGTCTAAAACTGATAATCCTCCAACCTACGAGGATGCACTGCACCATCCTAAGTATGAAAACTACCCCCACCAGCCACAACATGGCTTCCCTCTTCCACCACCTCCATCTTACAGCCCCAGTCCGGGCATGTGCGCCGGCCCGCCTGGCTACTGGGGCCATGAGAGTGTCTACCCGCAAGCTGGGATGTGGGCAGCCCCTGGCTTCTCTCCATCTGGGATGCCCACCACAATACCCACTTTGTCTGCTGGAGTGCCTGCATCCAACCAAG GAGTCATGGAAGATTTTTTGAGCACCCAGTGGGAAAGCACATCTGTTCGGCATGCCTTCATTCGAAAG GTTTACTTAATTTTAACAGCACAGCTTGCCGTCACCTTTTCAGTTGTTGCTGTCTTTACATTTGT TGAGCCAGTGAGGCTGTTTGTCATCAGATACCCTGGCATCTACTGGGCATCTTT TGTGGTTTATTTTGTGGTTTACTGCATTCTCGTCTGCTGCAAAGAGCCGAG GAGGCGTTTCCCATGGAATCTTGTGCTGCTAGGAGTATTT ACTGTCGCCTTGTCTTACATGTCTGGAACAATTTCGAG CTATTATGAAACAAAAGCAGTGTTGCTCGCCATGGGAATAACAGCATTAGTTTGTATAGCTGTCACAATCTTCTGCTTCCAAACCAAG GTGGACTTCACCTCCTGCGGGGGACTTCTCTGCATTGCTTCCGTTGTGCTCATGATCATTGGAATTGTTACGGCCATCGTCCTCTCCTTCCACTAT ATCCCTTGGCTGCATATGCTCTACGCGGCAATTGGAGCCATCGTTTACACTCTG TTTTTAGTATACAACACCCAGCTTCTTATTGGAAACAGGGAGTTGGCCATCAGCCCAGAGGAGTACATCTACGGAGCTCTCTCGCTCTACATTGACATTGTTCAcatcttcctcttcatcctTCAAGTCAGCGGAGCTGCCACTGATTAA